The Elaeis guineensis isolate ETL-2024a chromosome 3, EG11, whole genome shotgun sequence region AGATTTGAATGGTGGGCTTTATTTTGTTTGTTTGCACCATGTCATACAGCGACATGTCTCATGCAAGTGTAGGAAGTGGTCTTCCATAATTGACCTAGGCTATTATGCAGGTCTTGCTGACCCATATGTGAAAGGAAAGCTTGGTCCTTACAGATTCCAGACCAAAATTCAAAGGAAAACATTGGCTCCAAAGTGGCATGAGGAATTTAGGGTGCCCATTAGTTCATGGGAAGCGCCAAATTTGCTCGTTCTCCAAGTTCGTGACAAGGATCATATTTTTGATGACTTGCTTGGGTTTGTTCCTCATTCCTATCTTAACATAGAGATAGAGATCCTAGAGTGCAAAATCATGATCTGGAAGAATGAGAAAAATGACAGATTACATTATATTGATTTTTCCTTTTCAAATGAGCACTGGAACTAGGGTTTTATTGCAGCTGAGCTTGATCGAGCCTAGGTCTGATCAAGCTTggattgaaattaatttcaagctTGAAGGTTGCGATCAAGCTTGATTTGTTTACCGTTATTTTGGAGCTTGATTCGAGCTTAATTTTGAACCAAGCAGACGCAAGTCTAATTGATCAGCTTGAAATCAAGGCAAGCCTGAACCAACTTAGTTCAAGCTTGAATTAAAGATTCATACAAATCTGAATTAATATTTAATtggttttaaaataaataaacatTCAAGCTTCTTAAAATAACTCTAATACTGTGGATCACTGGATCTAATTATGTGGGTGTATGCATATTTTTGAGCCTAATTGAGCTGAGCTTGATCAAGCCTGGTTTGGCTCAGCctgaaattaatttcaagcgtAGATTGCTAGTTGAAGCTTTGTTTGTTTAGCTTCAAACCAAGCCTAAACCAAGCTTTTTTTGAGCAGATCCTGAGCGAGCGTGAGCTGTTCAGATCATTTAGCACCCTAACTAGAACTGACCATGCATATGAGCAGATTAACACAGACCTCTTTAACTTCTTATCTGAAAAAAAAGGAATCCATGGAAGCTTATGGATCATTACATATATGGATTGCATGTGCATGTACCTAATGAAACCTACTATATTGACCAGAAGACGAGCAAAACTCCTTCCTGATGTTAATTTTTGACTGGTTCAATAGTTTTGagcctattttttttattatgtggCATTATTAAGTTTTTGCAAATGTCTCAACATGGTAAATATAGTGTTCAAGTTTTTCATCAGATGTAACACCAGTCCCTCTTCACCTAATCAACTCCACTTAAATTAAGCTTGTTGCGTGATCCTTGAAGATGAGTTGTATTGCATCAATGACAAGGGATTTCTTCACCCTCAAATTCCTGCTGTGGGGCTGAATAAGCACTGTCATGCTTGGTTTTTTATGCTTTAGTGTTAGGCATGAGTGTTATTTTCTTGTCTGATTTGCATGTGTATTGAAACTTTCTGGTTGTTTATGATGTATATGGGTTGCAGAGATTGTTCAATAGAGATCAGCAAGTTAAGGGGTGGACAAAGACATGGTAAGTGGGTGTCCCTGCAGAACATTAAAATGGGAAGGCTGCACTTAGCAATAACTGTACTTGAAGATGAGCTCGATAAGGTGCGCTTATTGTAGTGGTTCACAAACATGCACACACTTCAGAAGGTAAACTTGATGGCCTCAGCTTGAAACATAATTTTTAGCAGGGGAATAATGATGTTTGTGATAATGAGGTACCTGAGATGAAGGAAACTGCAACAACCAAATCTGGTTCTGTGGTTAAAAACCAGAATACCAATGAGTCTTTAGAAGATTATCGCAAGATATCTGATGAGTATGAGCCTATTAACATTGAGGGGCAAGAGAAGACTGGAATATGGGTACATCGCCCTGGCAGTGATGTTTCCCAAACATGGGAGCCCAGAAAAGGACGTGTACGGTACCCTGAAACTCAACTCCATCGAGAGGACAATGAGTGCACCAACACGAGAGAGTCATCAGCATCTGGGTCTCATTTCAGCGACTGCAACAGTAATGATGAAAATGTGGATGGCCATAAATTTCATCAACTCAGAACAATAAAGAATGGCCTGCACAAAATAGGCTCTCTATTTCATAAAAGTCCAAGTAAAGAGAGCCCCAGAGGGCTTGTAGAGAATGCTGTTCCAACTCCACGTCCCAACATCCAGCCACTTGGTGAGAAGCGGACGTCGGTTAATTTCATAGTCGATGATTATCATTCTGGAAACAGTGGAGAGCTTGATAAGGGTGAGCCAGGGAGCCCCAGAAAGGGCCACGTGAAAGGAATGGCTAAGAACATTGTAAAACAGGCAGGAAAGTCTGCTCGCAGTTTGAAGAGTGTACTGAGCAAGAAAGGTTCCAACAAGTTTGAAGAGGAACAACCATCGGAAGCTGATAAGGAAGATGTCTCTGAGGGATCTAAGTCACCAAATGATTTGTTGAACAATGATCCACTTGTAGTTGGGGGTTCCCCAATTCATGTAACTTCATTTTCAGAACATGATAAAGAACCTACAAATGCAAAAGAAGGAAGTAGTCATCAAAGTCCAGAAGCTGAAAAGAATGACATGCCATTTGCAAATCTTGGTAAAAATGTTCAGGTGGGGACTGTAAATTCTGTGGTGGGCTCAGATCAGGGTTAACGAGCCATTTGTTTTTGTACATATATAGGGAACCATGAAGCAGCTTTGGAAGACTGACTTCTCAAGTGGATATATTCACAGGAGCGAGTTGGTTGGGTCTTTTGCCATCGCTGCGGTCAGTGGTTGTTATGTGTGAAAAATCCTACCGTCTGTAGTAGATGCCA contains the following coding sequences:
- the LOC105040981 gene encoding C2 domain-containing protein At1g53590 isoform X2 encodes the protein MEQIASQQFLLPIIPWFLDKFKPWTARKAVVQHLYLGRTPPMFTDIRVLRDTADDDHLVLELGMNFLSADDMSAILAVQLKRRVGLGITANMHVTGMHVEGKVLVGMKFLRSWPFIGRVRVCFVEPPYFQMTVKPIFGHGLDVTELPGISGWLDKMLDVAFGQTLVEPNMLVIDVEKFASAPAEGWFTIDEKPPIAYVKVEILEGADMKPSDLNGLADPYVKGKLGPYRFQTKIQRKTLAPKWHEEFRVPISSWEAPNLLVLQVRDKDHIFDDLLGDCSIEISKLRGGQRHGKWVSLQNIKMGRLHLAITVLEDELDKGNNDVCDNEVPEMKETATTKSGSVVKNQNTNESLEDYRKISDEYEPINIEGQEKTGIWVHRPGSDVSQTWEPRKGRVRYPETQLHREDNECTNTRESSASGSHFSDCNSNDENVDGHKFHQLRTIKNGLHKIGSLFHKSPSKESPRGLVENAVPTPRPNIQPLGEKRTSVNFIVDDYHSGNSGELDKGEPGSPRKGHVKGMAKNIVKQAGKSARSLKSVLSKKGSNKFEEEQPSEADKEDVSEGSKSPNDLLNNDPLVVGGSPIHVTSFSEHDKEPTNAKEGSSHQSPEAEKNDMPFANLGKNVQVGTVNSVVGSDQG
- the LOC105040981 gene encoding C2 domain-containing protein At1g53590 isoform X1, coding for MDITEVSIVHHIALVLLLLWVCVSLGWVHPVVFFMALLYLYMVNERYSLRLRRRLQFEERKYANQRRLLSDTESVRWLNHAVEKIWPICMEQIASQQFLLPIIPWFLDKFKPWTARKAVVQHLYLGRTPPMFTDIRVLRDTADDDHLVLELGMNFLSADDMSAILAVQLKRRVGLGITANMHVTGMHVEGKVLVGMKFLRSWPFIGRVRVCFVEPPYFQMTVKPIFGHGLDVTELPGISGWLDKMLDVAFGQTLVEPNMLVIDVEKFASAPAEGWFTIDEKPPIAYVKVEILEGADMKPSDLNGLADPYVKGKLGPYRFQTKIQRKTLAPKWHEEFRVPISSWEAPNLLVLQVRDKDHIFDDLLGDCSIEISKLRGGQRHGKWVSLQNIKMGRLHLAITVLEDELDKGNNDVCDNEVPEMKETATTKSGSVVKNQNTNESLEDYRKISDEYEPINIEGQEKTGIWVHRPGSDVSQTWEPRKGRVRYPETQLHREDNECTNTRESSASGSHFSDCNSNDENVDGHKFHQLRTIKNGLHKIGSLFHKSPSKESPRGLVENAVPTPRPNIQPLGEKRTSVNFIVDDYHSGNSGELDKGEPGSPRKGHVKGMAKNIVKQAGKSARSLKSVLSKKGSNKFEEEQPSEADKEDVSEGSKSPNDLLNNDPLVVGGSPIHVTSFSEHDKEPTNAKEGSSHQSPEAEKNDMPFANLGKNVQVGTVNSVVGSDQG